Part of the Oncorhynchus nerka isolate Pitt River linkage group LG14, Oner_Uvic_2.0, whole genome shotgun sequence genome is shown below.
taataattttattcatataatgataataataataattttgatAATtttgataataatgataataaatcataatgataataatgataatattgATTTTAATCAtagtgataataatgataatattgATAAAAATTACAATAATTGTTatcataatgataataatgataatattgATCATATTGATAATACTGATAGTAGTGATAATGAAGATAATATGAATAAAGTGTATAACAAAAACAATGGAAGTATTGATTCTAAAGATAATAAATATAATATTGATACAActatttaaaaacatgtttttttaagcCATTAAATCACTGCCCTTAATAAAGACAATAAAGATGTGTTTTTCCTTCAGGTGCTgtctgactccaacatggcgtCCGTGGGTCTGCGTGTCTTCGTCTGCCGTGTCTCCTCTGTGCTCTTCTATCTCACCATGTACATCAGCATCCTCTTCTTCGGCCTCATCAGCATCGACCGCTGCAGGAAGACCCTCCAGCCCTTCAAGGTGACCAACATGGCCCGTCTGACCCACAGAAAGCTGCTCTCTGTGGCTATCTGGGCCTCCCTGCTGACCCTCTCCCTGCCCAACATGATCCTGACCAGCCACAGCCCCACCTCGGCCTACTTCAAGTGCAGCGTTCTTAAAACGGAGGCTGGGCTGCTCTGGCATGAGGTGGTCAACTATGTGTGCCAGATAATCTTCTGGGGGAACTTGGTGACAGTGATAGTGTGTTACACACTCATCACCAAAGAACTGTACAGTTCATACGCCCGCACCAGGGCATGCCGTTCTACTGGAGCCATACACAACGCTGGTAATGGCGTGGGTAATGTTGAAGGGCAGCGCCAGCCCCGGAGGAAGAGTGTAAGTTCAAACGTCTTCCTGGTGCTGGCTGTGTTCTTCGTGTGCTTCGTGCCGTTCCACTTCTCCCGCGTGCCGTACACCCTGAGCCAGACGAGGGTACACCTGTTTGACTGCAACCTCAAGCTGTTCTTCTTCCAGCTGAAGGAGAGTACACTCTGGCTGTCCTCCCTCAACTCCCTCCTGGACCCTCTCATTTACTTCTTCCTCTGTAAGTCCTTCAGAACTACCTGTTCAAGACCCTCCATCTCCCACCTGGGACCTGCAGCTGGCTCACTGGGACAGGGTCCGGCCCCAACACAGCGGAGGATCAGACCCAAACACAGGAGACTCCCCTGGGAGACACATCTATTATGTAATCTATCTGTATTTAGGTAATAGGTAACTAAAACTCTATGTTCTATCTATGTATCGTGAAGATCTGATGAATGTTTCACAGAGGaccatactgccctctgctggAAGGATAACTAAACTGAACTGTGTGTTCATTAAAATGCAGAGGCAATGGGAACAATCAATGTAAACTTCCAATGAGAAACAATATTTTAGCCAGTGATGATTATGATCATATGCAGAGCAGCTGTTCCAGGACAGCAATAGCTCTATGTTTGTTACACCAGTCTGATACACCAGTCTGATACACCAGTCTGATACACCAGTATGTTACACCAGTCTGATACACCAGTCTGATACACCAGTATGTTACACCAGTCTGATACACCAGTCTGatacaccagtctgttacaccagtctgATACACCAGTCTGATACACCAATCTGATATACCAATCTGTAACAGTTAGTAGAATGTTATAACACCCTCTAAACATCGCCGTAACCTCATGCCAAGGAACTCACCTCGGGTCTCCCTGTCTTTCTCGTAACAGCTTAGTTCCCTACACTGGCATTCTGCTTTGACTTCATCACTGTTTTGGCCTAGGAACTGAAATAAGAGACATGCGTACTTCCCCTGTAATTATGTATGTAACCATGGCACAGTGCTTATGCCTGTCATGTACAGGATAGAGTCAGCAAAACGTTCTTTTACAGTATAAAAATGTGACATGTGATTGTTTTTTTCTCTTCTATTAAATTAGTCATGTATATAAAAAACATTCTTCAACACATCAATACGATATCTAAGGGATAAATCTCCTGATTTCAGACTGAAAGCTAGCCGTTCTGTATGTCAGACATTATACAACCTATTTATCAGATGTCTATGGGGAGGTGAGAGGGTGTAGCCTGTTGCTGCAGGGGCGGATTGGCTGCAGGGGCGGATTGGGTGTGCTGGTAGAAATTGACACGTTTTAAAATGTGACATGGCCAGCGGCCCATGGGCCtgataagatttttttttttgtacatttcTGTTTTACACTAATCTACAGGTAACTGCCCAAatgatggaaacacttgagtataTGAGGGATACAAATTATATTAAGAGccggtgcttccacacaggtgtggttcctgagttaactAAGCAATTAGTGTCCGATCATGCTgagcaggccattattttggcaattattttggctaccatgggaATGACGCAATAAGATGACCAATGCCATCATCCATAGGGAacaagtggtcactgaatggtttgatgagaatGAAAACTATTtcaaccatatgccatggccgtctcagtcaccagatctcaacccaattgaacacttctgGAGCAGCGTTTCCAACcatcatcaacaaaacaccaaatgatggaatccCTTGTGaaagaatggtgttgcatccctccaatagagttccagacacgtgtagaatctatgccaaggtgcattgaaactGTTCTGActcgtggtggcccaatgccctatTGAGGCCCTATACACCGTAACagatttctttgtattatcttttaccagatgtaTTGTttacattctcctacattcatttcacatttccacaaacttcaaagtgtttcctttcaaatggtaccaataatatgcatatccttgcttcagggcctgagttacaggcagttagatttgggtatgtcatgtTAGGTGAACATTGAAAAAAGGGAcaaatccttaagaggtttttataagaatttaagctttctgctaatatcagatatgtctatgtcctgggaaacattcttgttacttacaatctcatgctaatcgcattagcctacattagctcaaccgtacCGCAGGAGACCAGGCTCATCAAATAGGCACTAGTACTCTGGTGAGCCACACGGGGAGTTTCCCATCTTCCATTTCTCGCACCCCTCTCCATACTACCCTGTTGTGGGGTGACCGGTCCAAATCTTTCCAGGTGCTCATAGACTCTGGGGCCAACAAGAGCTTTATGGACACTACCCTGGTTTCGGAGCTGGGAATCCCCACACAACTCCTCTCCATTCCCAAGGACGTCAAAGCATTGGATGGGCACTCTATTGGCATCGTCACCCAACACGTCCTCGACCGGAACCCAGCACCtttcctccggaccgtaccctcCCACTCCATGAGacactgaaggcccctcgcccgacgcctcGAATCCAGTATGGAGCGAACAGAGTATGCCGGGGCCCcatcgatgtccagagggggcggaggaacctctcgcacctcagactcctggagcgggccagccaccaccggcctgaggagagacacatggaacgaggggttaatgcggTAATCGAGTGGAAGTAACCTATAACAAACCTCGTCCACAAACCgcggtttcgggtcgagagcctgACCTggtcccccggtgcgaacaccggggcctcactgcggtggcgatcTGCGTTCTCCTTTTGGCGCAGCATGGCCAGCTGGAGGTGAACACGGACAGCCTCCCATGTCTTCTCTGCGCGCCTGAACCAGTCGTCTACCGCATgaacctcggtctgactctgatgccaaggcgccagaaccggctggtaccccagtacgcactgaaagggagagaggttagaggaagagTGACTAAAAGCCCTGTCTACCTCAGCTGACCACTGTAAGCGCActgggccccccttcagcagtgaggtaatgggagccgctacctgaccaaaaccccggataaaccaccggtagtagttggcaaaccctaagaaccgctgcacctcctttaccgtggtgggagtcagcCAATTAtgcacggctgaaatgcggtcactctccatctccacccctgaggtggaaacacgataccctaggaaggagacggactgctggaagaacaggcatttctcagccttgacgtacaggtcatgctccaacaggcgaccaagcacaATGCGccccagggacacatgctcggcacgtgtagcggagtatatcaaaatgtcatccatgtacaccactacaccctgcccgtgccgGTCCTtgaaaatctcatctacaaaaacttggaagactgatggcgcattcatcaacccgtacggcatgacgaggtactcatagtgccctgaggtggtactgaaagccgtcttccactcgtctccgtggatcggtgatggctagaaggccggcgaCACCGACCGCCGaacgtcgcccgaacaaggagagggaccgacttcggcggaatgGGCTCATTCTTCTTGACTGGCCTGCGTAGTATGGCTGTCCACTCAGGATCTGCCCCTCTGGGTAGAGTCCTGGAAACAGTATCCCCATTTAATTGGTCCTTTCCCCATCTCCAAGAttcttagcccctctgctgttcatcTTCTGTTGCCCCATAAACATcccacctttcatgtgtctaGGATTAAACCTATGTCTCACAGCCTTTTGTTTCATGTTTCCAGGCCCACCCCTCTTCCCCGTCTCATCGATGGCCAACCGGCATACACGGTGAAGCGATTCCTGAACGTTTGGCCACGGGGCaggggattccagtacctggttgactgggagggttatggctcggaggagaggtgctgggtccccgcTAGGAACATCCTGGACCCAGCCCTCATCACTGCATTCCATCGTCGGGACCCTGGTCAACCAAGTATGCACCCAGGTAGGACACTGGAGGGCTGTcaaaccctgatctgtttcacctgtcgttGTGCTCATCTCCACCCCcatccaggtgttgcccatctgccccattatcccctgtgtatttatacctgtgttctctgtttgtctgttgccagtgcGTCTTGTCTTGTCAAGTCTTACCAGCTTGCTTATCCGTCTTCCTGTTCCTCAAGTCCTGTTTCCTAGTTTTTCCCAGTTCTGACCCCTATGCCTGCCCTggcccgagcctgcctgccgtcctgtacctgcctgactctgacctgatcacaaacCTCTGCCcaccctgaccccgagcctgcctgccgtcctgtacctgcctgactctgacctgactACGAACCTCTGCCcaccctgaccccgagcctgcctgccgtcctgtacctgcctgactctgacctgattacgaacctctgcccaCCCTggcccgagcctgcctgccgtcctgtacctgcctgactctgacctgattacgaacctctgcccaccctgaccccgagcctgcctgccgtcctgtacctgcctgactctgacctgattacgaacctctgcccaCCCTGGCCCCGaggctgcctgccatcctgtacctgcctgactctgccctgattacgaacctctgcccaCCCTggcccgagcctgcctgccgtcctgtacctgcctgactctgacctgatcacaaacCTCTGCCcaccctgaccccgagcctgccgccctgtacctacctgactctgacctgatcacaaacctctgcctgtcctcatTCTGCCCTTTGCCCCGTGTTTATAATAAATTATCTGAGAACTGTACTAtccatcataatataatagagactgtagatctagctggtctctcataatacaatagagacagtagatctagctggtctgtcataatataatagagacagtagatctacctggtctgtcataatacaatagagacagtagatctagctggtctgtcataatacaatagatacagtagatctagctggtctgtcataatataaaagagacatagagacagtagatctagctggtctgtcataatataatagagacagtagatttagctggtctgtcatagtataatagagacatagagacagtagatttagctggtctgtcataatataatagagacagtagaactagctggtctaatagagacagtagatctagctggtctgtcataatataatagagacagtagaactagctggtctgtcataatataatagagacagtagatctatctggtctgtcataatataatagagacagtagatctagctggtctgtcatattataatagagacagtagatctagctggtctgtcatattataatagagatagtagatctagctggtctgtcatattataatagagatagtagatctagctggtctgtcataatataatagtgacATAATttttgatctagctggtctgtcataatataatagtgacaattttttcagtttttgatttgttaaaaaagtttgaaatatccaataaatgtcgttccacttcatgattgtgtcccacttgttgttgattcttcacaaaaaaatacagttttatatctttatgtttgaagcctgaaatgtggcaaaaggtcgcaaagttcaaggggaaatactttcgcaaggcactttaatatgacatttgaaatgtctttgttctgtttactgttatttttttattgcttatttcacttttgtttattatctacctcacttgctgtggcaatgttaacatgtgtttcccatgccaataaagtccttaaattgaaattgaattgagtaCATGGCATCCTCACATCTAATCTGATGAGATCTGATTATTTGAAGAAGCAAAAACAGCAACTTCCCCATGAGAATAATACAAAAATGCATAACCTCTGTAACATGCGGAATCCGGGGGAACTGTTAGGAGAAATACTATTCCACCATTTATAGCCTGTGGTGCTATCAgcagtgcacaacaacaacatcatacGCCTCAGTTCTTAGAGCACGGCTCTAGCAACACCAGGATTGTGGGTTTTGATTCCTGGGTCATATTAttaaatgtacactaccgttcaaaagtttggggacacTTAGAAAttaccttgtttttgaaagaaaagcaagttttttttgtccattaaaataacatcaaattgatcagaaatacagtgtagacattgttaatgttgtaaatgactattgtagctggaaacggctgatttttttatggaatatctacgtaggcgtacagaggcccattatcagaaaccatcactcctgtgttccaatggcacgttgtgttagctaatccaagttcatcattttaaaaggctaattgatcattagaaaacccttttgcaattatgttagcacatctgaaaactgttgttctgattaaagaagcaataaaactgggctTATTTagacttctttagactagttgagtatctggagcgtcagcattgggcggttcgattacaggctcaaaatggccagaaaaaaaagacctttcttctgaaattcgtcagtctatttttgttctgagaaatgaaggctattctatgtgagaaattgccaagaaactgaagatctcatacaacgctgtgtcctactcccttcaccgaacagcgcaaactgtctctaaccagaacagaaagaggttaaggcagcagctactcttcctagcaAAATTAGGTCAGTtatatttctttttttaaacattacaatgcattcacaacagatttcacaacatattaaaTTGTGGCGAAAGCTGAAGATACTGATAACTAGAGGGCGTGTCTATTTGACCTCTTGCCCATTTCCAGGAAGTGTATTAGGTGATGTAGAAAATAGGTTGCGGTAACATAGCTCACATGTTAGCAGAGACATTGTAGTGACTTTCCTCCATGCAGAGACATTGTAGTGACTTTCCTCCATGCAGAGACATTGTAGTGACTTTCCTCCATGCAGAGACATTGTAGTGACTTTCCTCCATGCAGAGACATTGTAGTGACTTTCCTCCATGCAGAGACATTGTAGTGACTTTCCTCCATGCAGAGACATTGTAGTGACTTTCCTCCATGCAGAGACATTGTAGTGACTTTCCTCCATGCAGAGACATTGTAGTGACTTTCCTACATGCAGAGACATTGTAGTGACTTTCCTCCATGCAGAGACATTGTAGTGACTTTCCTCCATGCAGAGACATTGTAGTGACTTTCCACCATGCAGAGACATTGTAGTGACTTTCCTACATGCAGAGACATTGTAGTGCCTTTCCTCCATGCAGAGACATTGTAGTGCCTTTCCTCCATGCAGAGACATTGTAGTGACTTTCCTCCATGCAGAGACATTGTAGTGACTTTCCTCCATGCAGAGACATTGTAGTGCCTTTCCTCCATGCAGAGACATTGTAGTGCCTTTCCTCCATGCAGAGACATTGTAGTGCCTTTCCTCCATGCAGAGACATTGTAGTGCCTTTCCTCCACGCAGAGACATTGTAGTGCCTTTCCTCCATGCAGAGACATTGTAGTGACTTTCCTCCATGCAGAGACATTGTAGTGACTTTCCTCCATGCAGAGACATTGTAGTGACTTTCCTCCATGCAGAGACATTGTAGTGACTTTCCTCCATGCAGAGACATTGTAGTGACTTTCCTCCATGCAGAGACATTGTAGTGACTTTCCTCCATGCAGAGACATTGTAGTGACTTTCCTCCATGCAGAGACATTGTAGTGCCTTTCCTCCATGCAGAGACATTGTAGTGCCTTTCCTCTATCCAGAGACATTGTAGTGACTTTCCTCCATGCAGAGACATTGTAGTGACTTTCCTCCATGCAGAGACATTGTAGTGACTTTCCTCCATGCAGAGACATTGTAGTGACTTTCCTCCAAGCAGAGACATTGTAGTGACTTTCCTCCAAGCAGAGACATTGTAGTGACTTTCCTCCATGCAGAGACATTGTAGTGACTTTCCTCCATGCAGAGACATTGTAGTGACTTTCCTCCATGCAGAGACATTGTAGTGCCTTTCCTCCATGCAGAGACATTGTAGTGCCTTTCCTCCATCCAGAGACATTGTAGTGACTTTCCTCCATGCAGAGACATTGTAGTGACTTTCCTCCATGCAGAGACATTGTAGTGACTTTCCTCCATGCAGAGACATTGTAGTGACTTTCCTCCATGCAGAGACATTGTAGTGACTTTCCTCCATGCAGAGACATTGTAGTGACTTTCCTCCATGCAGAGACATTGTAGTGACTTTCCTCCAAGCAGAGACATTGTAGTGACTTTCCTCCAAGCAGAGACATTGTAGTGACTTTCCTCCATGCAGAGACATTGTAGTGACTTTCCTCCATGCAGAGACATTGTAGTGCCTTTCCTCCATGCAGAGACATTGTAGTGACTTTCCTCCATGCAGAGACATTGTAGTGACTTTCCTCCATGCAAAGACAGTCTTTCACAACTTCGCCGGTGAGTTTCTTTACTTCATTTATATGAACACATCCTCGACTCTTTTTGTCTTAAATAATATTTTCACTGTTTTGAATTGGAAGAATGTAAATTCACTAGCTATTCTCTCATGACAAAGCATGTATGCAAATATAACAAATCTGACAAAAGCATGCCTTTGACAAAGAAAGAATACGTTTTGGATTATTTTCAGACATTTTTCTTGTGAAGTTTTTTATGAATCAGAATCATAAGACTTGTGTATGCTATCAATTGTATTTTGCAATAACCATAGAGTATCAATACACACAATGAAAATTAACCATATTGTGGTGTCAAATGTATTTCTTAAATAAAAGGAATAACATTAAAAGGGGAAATCTGTGAATGGTACATTCATGTTTTAATTTATAACCCTCAATCTACGGCCTGGGGCATACTTTTGATCAAATGTGGGTAATTCAATTCTTCAAAATGTTCATATTGTCAATCAACTTGTTCTAAACAAATCGAAATCACGTTTCTGTATCAATATGGACTTAAAGTCCTTTGGGTCATTTTGACCCTAGACAAAACATCTCATTTGATAAATAGGACCTTTATTTGAATCTAGGTTTCTCAGAAAACATAATAACAAGTTATCCGTACCGCCAGAGAGTGGGGAGGATATGTATCACTGATTTTGACAAGATAGAccgatacagtgcattcggaaagcattcagactccttgacgttttgcacattttgttacgttacagccttattttaaaattgattcaatagttttttttacactcataaatctacacacaataccccataatgacatcacaataccccataatgacatcacaatacaccataatgagaaaacaaaaacaggtttttattaataactgaaatatcacatttacataagtattcagaaactTTGAGACTCAACATTGAGCTCTGGTTCtgttgatcgtccttgagatgtttctacaacttgattggagtccacctgtggtaaattcaagcgCCTTGATGAAAccgactctcatgaggaccgccacaggaaaggaagacccagagttacctctgctgcagaggataagttcgttagaattaccagcctcagaaatttcagcccaaatCAATActgcacagagttcaagtaacagacacatctcaacatcaactgttaagaagagactgcgtgaatcaggccttcatggtcgaattgctgcaaagaaaccactactaaaggacaccaataagaagaagagacttgcttgggccaagaaacaaatttgagattttttggttctaaccgctgtggctttgtgagatgcagagtaggtgaatggatgatctccgcatgtgtggttcccaccgtgaagcatggaggaggaggtgtgatggtgtgggggtgctttgctggcgaCACAATAAatctatgatttatttagaattcatggcacacttaaccagcatagctaccacagcattctgcagtgatttgccatcccatcttgtttgcacttagtgagactatcatttgtttttcaacaggaaaatgacccaaaacagctccaggctatgtaagggcaatttgaccaagaaagagagtgatggagtgctgcatcagatgacctggcctcctcaatcacccgacctcaacccaattgcgatggtttgggatgagttggactgcagagtaaaggaaaagcagccaacaagtgctcagcatacgtgggaactccttcaagacttttgggaaagcattccaggtgaagatggttgagagaatgccaagagtgtgcaaagctgtcatcaaggcaaagggtagctactttaaAGAAACCTGCACATtataagaagaagaaaaaacatctTATTTTAATTTAGAGAATATGCAATGTCTATGTTTTGATAAGAAATAATTTGATATGTTGCTATGAGTAGTGCTTTTTCCAATAGTTTCTTGTTGGGGTCTAAATGACCCCAGTTGAGAATCCATGTCAAATATGTTGGTCGTTTGAGGGTTAAATTAATGATATTTCGACAATTCTCCATTGAACATGTTTTGAAGACAGTGTTTTTTACAATTACATGGTTTACAAATGAAACAAActtatatttggggttctgatgggatATGACAGTTGAAATAAGCACAGGAAGCATTTAAATTCTTAAATTATATTCATCAAGAAACAATTACTACATTGAAttcattaaaattaaaaaatgtatgtaCCGATCTCAGATTTCCCCTTTTAAATgtagaaatacatttttatttgaataATTTTTCTTGCTCTGCATATTTTTCAGATTCCTCAAATCTAGTATCCACAATGTCATCACTTTCCCCTCCACTGGACTGTGGCTTTAATGAAGATACCATAAATATGACTATAACAAGTCTCTACTTCCTGTCGTTCATCCCGGCCCTCATCATCAATGGGGTAGCAGTCTGGGTCTGCATGCGCCTTCAGTCAACGTCCACCTTCATGGTGTATCTGAAGAACCTTCTGGCCGCTGACCTTCTCATGACCCTGACCATCCCTCTCAAAGCAGCCAGTCTCCTGCCCAGTGCTCCTCTGGCTCTGAAGGCCTTTTCCTGTCGCTACTCCGATGTTATTTTCTATCTCTGTATGTACATGAGCATCATTCTATTGGGCCTCATCAGTCTGGACCGCTTCTTCAAGATCATCAGGCCCTGTGGCAGGTTGTTGGGTCAGAACCTGGTCTTTGGCAAAGTGCTGTCTGCCTCCATCTGGGTGGTGCTGTTGGCCACTGATGTCATTCCAACCATGATCCTAACCAATCAGGATCCCACCAACAAGAATAATGAAGCCTGTATGGAAATGAAGAGCGACGCAGGACACGGTTTGCACAGAGGCGTGGTCATATTCAACAGCTCAATCTTCTGGGTGGTGTGTGTTCTTATTTGTTTCTGCTACATATGCATAGCAAGGAAGGTTTTTAAATCATACAGGAAATCAGGAAGCAGCAATGACGAGGGGAGTCAATGACGAaatacaggggcaccggtgtcgaggtaattgaggtaacatgtacatgtaggtagagttattaaagtgactat
Proteins encoded:
- the LOC115119388 gene encoding LOW QUALITY PROTEIN: P2Y purinoceptor 12-like (The sequence of the model RefSeq protein was modified relative to this genomic sequence to represent the inferred CDS: inserted 1 base in 1 codon); its protein translation is MDNTTELALTPVNNNFTNSNCSRDNVLKTVVFPVLYSLLFLLGLSLNGLAVWVFFSIPSRSHFIIYLKNIVVADVLMTLTFPFKVLSDSNMASVGLRVFVCRVSSVLFYLTMYISILFFGLISIDRCRKTLQPFKVTNMARLTHRKLLSVAIWASLLTLSLPNMILTSHSPTSAYFKCSVLKTEAGLLWHEVVNYVCQIIFWGNLVTVIVCYTLITKELYSSYARTRACRSTGAIHNAGNGVGNVEGQRQPRRKSVSSNVFLVLAVFFVCFVPFHFSRVPYTLSQTRVHLFDCNLKLFFFQLKESTLWLSSLNSLLDPLIYFFLCKSFRTTXFKTLHLPPGTCSWLTGTGSGPNTAEDQTQTQETPLGDTSIM
- the LOC115119389 gene encoding P2Y purinoceptor 13-like yields the protein MSSLSPPLDCGFNEDTINMTITSLYFLSFIPALIINGVAVWVCMRLQSTSTFMVYLKNLLAADLLMTLTIPLKAASLLPSAPLALKAFSCRYSDVIFYLCMYMSIILLGLISLDRFFKIIRPCGRLLGQNLVFGKVLSASIWVVLLATDVIPTMILTNQDPTNKNNEACMEMKSDAGHGLHRGVVIFNSSIFWVVCVLICFCYICIARKVFKSYRKSGSSNDEGSQ